Proteins encoded in a region of the Scomber scombrus chromosome 16, fScoSco1.1, whole genome shotgun sequence genome:
- the tent4a gene encoding terminal nucleotidyltransferase 4A, whose translation MDPRVAWIQPEQKGPANALWMHVWETSQGVRTLSAQQQQQLHNQNHNQCVNIAALTVLKNVASSKINGSSSHHSSSSSIMMMNGTAMSNGNNSFTAANTSQPGEGKTLPQKTGAASPSSSSSSLDSGTDSCSVERTMGGNVNKNVGGANLLFNLSDSIDNNVNLYHHLNNHHHHHHHHHHRHLQEQQSALNVQQNGVKRHQVHPSAPVNHTHGHHPGRRKSDNKASTYGMNYLLSNCTNGNYASTWTPWKTRKYNPGVLGLHEEVMDFYNFMSPRPEEAAMRKEVVNRIEMIIKELWPTADVQIFGSFSTGLYLPTSDIDLVVFGKWGRPPLQELEQALRKHNVAEPFSIKVLDKATVPIIKLTDQETEVKVDISFNVETGVKAASFIKDYVKKYPVLPYLIFVLKQFLLQRDLNEVFTGGISSYSLILMVISFLQLHPRIDARNPKENLGVLLIEFFELYGRHFNYLKTGIRIKNGGAYIAKEEIMKSMTNGYRPSMLCIEDPLLPGNDVGRGSYGAMHVKQVFDYAYTVLSHAVSPLARSYPNKDCESTLGRIIRLTQEVIDYRDWIINKWGGRDLARTDNRVSLPKEPVSEQEPGCVHGGSVSSEEQQRDSVSPHSADSPMSISSPQQHSSASSVSSLSGSDNDSDSTLPCPIPHHALPPYASFTPLGLALPPGLSMGTGKPGMGGHHLLMPPGSQARVSLPGGLTMHSIPGRQVCIDTGLPPFFHMHPQAHAHAPAPSSPQPQPSPHSSHTHKNQVKFNVKGFHNPPLVNNAVLTNRGHTHAHSHTQYTRNTWRRRKRDSLPVSLSR comes from the exons ATGGATCCGAGGGTAGCTTGGATTCAGCCCGAACAGAAAGGACCTGCGAACGCCTTATGGATGCACGTCTGGGAGACCTCTCAGGGAGTACGGACACTCTccgctcagcagcagcagcagctccacaaTCAAAACCACAACCAGTGCGTGAATATCGCTGCGCtgactgttttaaaaaatgtggcaTCGAGCAAGATCAACGGCAGCAGCAgccatcacagcagcagcagcagcatcatgatGATGAACGGCACTGCGATGTCCAACGGGAACAACTCTTTCACCGCGGCTAACACTTCTCAACCAGGTGAGGGGAAAACCTTGCCCCAGAAGACGGGAGCTGCCTCTCCGTCGtcgtcctcctcctcgctgGATTCAGGGACGGACAGCTGCTCAGTAGAGAGGACTATGGGtggaaatgttaataaaaacgTCGGGGGTGCCAATCTGCTCTTTAACTTGAGCGACAGCATAGACAATAATGTCAACCTTTACCATCACCTCAAcaaccaccatcaccaccaccaccatcatcaccaccgtCACCTACAGGAGCAGCAATCGGCTCTCAATGTACAGCAGAATGGCGTAAAGCGTCACCAGGTTCACCCATCCGCACCTGTAAATCACACACACGGTCACCATCCAGGCCGGAGGAAAAGTGACAACAAGGCGAGCACTTATGGGATGAATTACCTGCTTTCTAACTGCACTAATGGTAATTATGCGAGCACTTGGACGCCCTGGAAGACGAGGAAGTACAACCCCGGAGTCCTCGG ACTCCACGAGGAGGTGATGGACTTCTATAACTTCATGTCTCCACGACCAGAGGAGGCAGCTATGAGGAAGGAGGTGGTGAACCGGATAGAGATGATCATCAAGGAGCTGTGGCCCACTGCAGAT gtccAAATATTTGGCAGCTTCAGCACAGGGCTGTACCTCCCAACCAG TGACATCGACCTCGTGGTGTTTGGGAAATGGGGGCGCCCCCCGCTGCAAGAGCTGGAACAAGCTCTTCGCAAGCATAACGTTGCAGAACCGTTCTCCATTAAAGTGCTGGACAAGGCCACA gtGCCAATCATAAAGCTGACAGACCAGGAGACCGAGGTGAAGGTGGACATCAGTTTCAATGTGGAGACCGGAGTCAAGGCGGCGAGCTTCATTAAAGACTACGTTAAG AAGTATCCAGTGCTGCCTTACTTGATCTTTGTACTGAAGCAATTCCTGCTGCAGAGAGATCTAAATGAAGTCTTCACCGGGGGAATCAGCTCTTATAGCCTCATCCTCATGGTCATCAGCTTCCTACAG CTCCATCCTCGTATCGATGCCAGGAACCCCAAGGAGAACCTGGGCGTCTTGCTGATAGAGTTCTTTGAGTTGTACGGCCGCCATTTCAACTACTTGAAAACAGGGATTCGCATCAAAAATGGTGGCGCGTACATAGCCAAAGAGGAGATAATGAAGTCCATGACAAACGGATACAGGCCATCTATGCTCTGCATAGAGGACCCGCTGCTTCCAG GTAATGACGTTGGCAGGGGTTCCTACGGTGCCATGCACGTCAAGCAGGTGTTTGACTATGCCTACACTGTCCTGAGTCATGCTGTGTCACCGCTTGCACGGTCGTATCCCAACAAAGACTGTGAAAG CACCTTGGGCAGGATAATCAGGTTGACCCAGGAAGTGATCGACTACAGGGACTGGATCATTAATAAGTGGGGGGGCAGGGATCTGGCACGGACGGATAACAGAG ttTCCCTTCCCAAGGAGCCGGTTTCGGAGCAGGAGCCCGGCTGCGTGCACGGTGGCAGTGTCAGctcagaggagcagcagagggaCTCGGTTTCGCCTCACAGCGCAGACTCCCCCATGTCCATCTCCAGCCCCCAGCAGCACTCATCAgcctcctccgtctcctcgcTCTCTGGATCAGACAAC GACTCTGATTCTACGTTGCCGTGCCCAATCCCTCATCACGCCCTGCCTCCATACGCGTCTTTCACGCCCCTGGGCCTGGCTCTACCGCCAGGCCTCAGCATGGGCACGGGCAAGCCCGGCATGGGAGGACACCATCTGCTCATGCCTCCAGGCTCACAG GCTCGCGTCTCACTGCCCGGTGGTCTAACCATGCACTCCATACCTGGCAGACAGGTGTGTATAGACACCGggctccctcccttcttccacATGCACCCCCAAGCCCATGCTCATGCCCCCGCCCCTTCCAGCCCCCAGCCTCAGCCCAGCCCCCActccagccacacacacaaG AACCAAGTCAAGTTCAACGTGAAGGGCTTCCACAACCCGCCTCTGGTCAACAACGCTGTTCTGACTAACCgcggacacacacacgctcactcGCACACACAGTATACCCGCAACACTTGGCGGCGCAGAAAGAGGGACAGCCTACCGGTTAGCCTCAGCAGATAG